GACACGGCCTTCTTCCTGCGGTCCAGGCCCTGCAGCGCGGAGAGCAGCGCGGGCCCCTTGAGCAGGCCTCGCAGGCTGCGCGCCTGGCGCTCGGCCACCACCACGGGCACGGGCGGCGCCTCCTCCTCGCTCTCGTCGCTCGGCGCCTGCACGCTGTAGCAGCGCAGCTCCTCGTCCGACTCGTCACTGTCCTCGCTGTCCTCCTCCTCGTCCTCGGGCCGCCCGGGCAGCGCCAGGCAGAGCGGGGCCCGCTCCACGCCCGCCATCTGCCCCCGCGGCGCCTCCCGGGGCGCACGACCCGTGCCCTCGGCTGCGGGCAGCACCGTGCTCGGCAGGAAGCACTTGGCGCAGCCCGCGCTGCGTGCGGGTGTCCCCTCAGGGGACCCTGGGGACTCGGGCCCTGGGCGCACGAGGCAGGCACTCGGCTCTGGGGACGGCGCCTCTGGGGAGGGCGGCAGGGGTGCCTCCAGAGGCGCCCCGGGCCCTGGGGAAGTGGGCGCAGGTCGCAGCCCGGGACTCTGCGGGCTCTCGGGGTCCAGGCCCGGCTCGGGCCCGGGGCTGCAGACCCTGCCCTGCTTCTCCTGGGCGCCCGAGGGGGTCTCTGGCTCGGCCTCCAGGTCTGAGAAGTAGGCGGAGTCGCGGTAGGGGTTCTTCTCGCTCAGGCCGCCCAGGGGCGCAGAGCGCAGCGTCTGGGGACCGGGGCCCTCGCCCTCGGGTACCACCTCCCCCAGGGTCTCGGGCTCATGGGCCTCCTTGAGCACAAACTCGGGGGACTCGTAGTTCTCCGTGTCGTAGCCGCTGTCGGGCGCGCGGGGCTGTCCCCCGGGGGTGCCCGCGGCTGTCGGGCTGCAGGCCTCGCCGTCGCTGGCCGAGGACGGGATGTCCAGCGAGTCGAGGGAGTCCGGGGTCCCCACCTGCTTCTGCAGCGAGCGGGAGGCCGGCGCGTCCGGCTTGTCAGCCAGCGGGCCGTCGCTGGACAGGTTGGTGAAGACGCCGGAGGTGGCCTCGGTCGTGTCCTCGTCCTCGCTGCCGGCCGCCTCCAGCTCGGGGGAGCTGCCCCCACTGTTGAGGGCCAGGTCCGGCGCGGCATCAGCCCGGCCGCTGGCCGCAGGGGTGGGCAAGGCGGGCAGGGAGGCGAGGGCGCCGGCCTCCTCCGCGGGGAGCGGGGCTACCTCCCTGGAAGGGGAGGGCACGGAGGGCGGGGGCGGCTGCGGTCCAGCCTCCCCAGCAAGCCTGGGCTCAGCCCCCACGTCCCCATCCCCGCCCACTGCTGCCTCCGCCCCGGGGGACACGATGGGACAAGAAACAGGTGCCGGACCCCCGGCGGGGCAGAGGGGGAGGCAGTGGCCcggctcctggccaggggaggcCACGTGTGGTCCAGGAGGCAGCTCTCCGGGGTCCGTCAGGGTTCGGGGGTGACCGGGCCAGGTCTGTGGCACATGGTCTGGGCTGGGCAAGCAGCCCACGCAGCTGTCCATGTAGCCCAGCCCCCAGGGACCCGGCCCGCGGTGGCGGCTGGCGCTGTTGTTATTGGCAGAAGCGTTGGAGTGCCAGTGTCTGTGCTGAGTAGCCCTGCGGACCTCGGCCTCCCGTGGCCCCTCCCTGCCAGGCGACAGCACCCAGCCCCCTGAGGGGGACGCCCCCAGCGGGTCCTCAAAGGCTGGGCAGAAGGCAGCCGCGCCCCAGTCCGAGTCCTCGGCCCCCAGCTCCGCCAGTGTCAGGGCCCTGGGCGAGGGCGAGCTCGAGGGGCAGGCAGGCTCCCGGGCGCGGCCCCTGCACGGGGAGTCACCCGAGCGGCCCCAGGGGCTGTCAGCGGGGGCCGCGGCGCCCAGCAGGGGCTCGGTGCCCAGCGAGGTGGCCGCGCTGCCCTCCGAGTCATCGTCGCCGTCGGGGCTCAGGGCGGTAGGTCCGGGGCCACGGGTGCAGCCAGCGCAGTCGGGGTCATGGCCAGCGGCGGGCTCCTCCAAGCGGATGAAGTACTCGCTGCCCACTGAGGGGCTGTGCGCGCTGAGCACGGGCACCACGCCGGGGGGCGCGCCGTCCAGGGCGCACAGCTCCTGCAGGCGCGCGGCGCGCCCGGGGCTGGGTGGCGGGAAGGCCTCGGCGCCACGGCTGGCCTCCCACTTGCACTCGAAGTTGAGGCCGTGGCTTGTCTCGGTCACTGTCAGCACGTCCTCGCCGTCCGCGTGGAAGCCGTCGCCCGAGAACTGCTCCAGCAACGGGAAGGACGAGGCCACGGCGAGCTCGGCCGGGCCCGCCGCCCCCGGGCCGCCCCCGCTGGGCCGCAGTGAGCGCCAGCGCCGCTCAAACTCCTCCTCGGCCTCGGTGGCACCCTTGGCGCACAGGTACGACAGCAGCAGGTGCACCTCCTCAGCCGTGGGCCGCTGCTCGGGCTGCAGCCAGCAGAACTGCATCACCTCGTACCTGGGGACGGCGCTCAGTCAGACCTGCCCGCTGCCCCACGGCCGCCCAGCCGGACGAGCCCCCCGGACGACACGCCCCCACCCAGCCCACGAAGCAAGGTGATCATGTCCTCAATGCAGAGCTCGGCGCCGGCCAAGGCCCCCGCTCCCCCAAGGGGGGCCCAGCAGGCTGGCCCCTCCCTGTCCTGCAGCCCAGAGACCCTCCCCTTGTGGACAGAAgccagggcagagggcagggtCCAGAGGTGACCGTGGCCGGGGACAGCGGGCAGCCGAGGCCAGGCCGAGCCACCCAGGCCCCGCTTCGCCCGGGGCGCCCTGGCCGGCAGACAGGGCGTCCTCACCAGCGGTCCGACAGGGGCAGCGGCAGCTGGGGCTTGGGCAGTTTGAGCTGCTGCTCGCGCACGGCGTAGGCCAGCACCTGGCGGTCCGAGAGGTGGGGGTAGGGCTGGGTGCCCAGCTCGAAGAGCTCCCACAGGGCCACGCCCAGCGACCTGGGGGGGAGGCCAGGCTTAGGGACGGCCCCGGGGGCGCAGCTCAGGGCAGGCCCCACTGCCACCCGCTGCCCTTTGGGACGGCTCCCTGCTCATTCAGTCGGTGCCCGGGATGCGCCACCCGCCAGGCCTGAGCCAGCGCCCGCGGGGCCAAGGCAGGTAAACCCAGACTGGGCTTGCACAGGCTCACGCCCGTCCGTTTGCCCATTCATTCGTTCACTCGTTCCTTCAGCACACGCTGAAAACCACACACGACGAGGTGCGGGCGCTGCCCTGTGGGGCGGCAGGGGTCCAGGGGCAGGTCGTGCCTGCGGGGGCACcggggagggcttcctggaaggGGTGGCAGCTGCCCAAGGCGGCAAGGCTGGGGGAGAACGGGCAGGGGTGGCACAGCATGCAGGGTGGGGAGAAGAGAACGGGGTTCCCTGTGGACGGCGGCTTCACCCGCCTTGGGGCCCCCAGCTCTCCCGGGAGGTGAGGTGAACGCAGACGTGCAGAGCTGGCCACACCCGTGTCCCTGAGGCCCCACGtgggctgggtgggggggggcagggccaAGGAGGGACAGAGACCAGAGACGGCTGGGGGCGTCGGGGGAGGGCCCAGGAACGCTCCAGGCTGCGCCCGTCAGGAGCGGAGGTGGTGGCTGTGGCCTCGTGAGCCCCCAGGGCCACCTCGGCCCCTGACCCCTGACCCCTGGCGGCCACAGGGTGGGGACCGAGGGCCTGTCCCGGGCTGCAGGGGCCCAGGAAGGGCGCAGACCAGGGGGGCTCCCAGGCTGCCGCAGGGGAGaggcccagccccccccccccgcctcctcccctcccccgagaCCCGAAACAAGGGCCGGATCATGCCCCAGAGCCCCCAGGGAAACGCCTGCCTGCCCCCTGCTGGTCCCGGCGCTTCTGAGCCTAACTGTGCGTTGGCCCTTATGTTTGTGGGTGTCGGCCCAGGGGACCCCAACCCTGCCAAGGGCAGCCCCGGGCCCCGAGCGGCATCTGCTGTGACTGCAGGGCGACTCCAGAACGCCCAGGGGACCCCTGCGCCCACCAACGCCCACCAACACGCcggcccaccccccaccccggccggGGAGCCCCCAGCTTTGCGGGCCCCGCGCCCACCGCGCAGCCTCCAGCGCCCACCGCGCGGCCCCTGCACCCACcatgcagcccccagcccccgccgcGCGGCCCCCAATGCCCACCGCGTGGCCCCCAACGCCCACCGCGCGGCCCCTGTGCCCACCATGCGGCTCCTGCACCCACcatgcagcccccagcccccgccgcGCGGCCCCTGCGCCCACcacgcagcccccagcccccgccgcGCGGCCCCCGCACGCACCACACGTTGCTGGCCTTGGTCTGGTCCACCACGAGCAGGTTGCCGTGCACCTCGTCCACGAGCTCGGGCGCGATCCAGCGCAGCGGCACCCACAGCTGGTCGGCCGTCACCAGGTAGTCCTCCTGCGGCACGCGGGCGGTCAGCGCGGGGCCGCGCCCGGCGGCGGGGGCAGGGGCGCCCGGGGGCCGCTCACCCTGTATCTGCAGCGGGACAGCCCGTAGTCGCCGATCTTCACCGTCAGGTCGGCCGccagcaggcagttccgcagggcCAGGTCGCTGGGGGCGGGAGGCGGGGTCAGCGGGCGCCGGGGTCAGCGGGCCCCGGGGGCCCTGCTCAGCACCCCTGCCGCCGCCCGCCTCCGGGCTCGGGGCGTCTGGGAGGCCGCCTGCCCTGCCCTTTGCCCAGCCCCCCGCCTGCTCCCAGCTCGGGCCGGGACCCCAGCCTCACTGAGCAGAGGAGGCCTGGCCCGGCCGGCGCGGGTCCCACCCGACCCGCCTCTCCCTGGACAGTGCGCTGACCTGAATTCCCCCACAGCCGCCACCCTCAGTGCCCCCGAGGGTCCCCAGGGCCGGCAGCCAGCGTCCACTTTCAGGGGCGCTGGCACTGTCACACAGGGCCGGGGACCGGCCCTCCTCCCGGCCCAGGACAGGCGTGAGGTCGGCG
This genomic stretch from Dasypus novemcinctus isolate mDasNov1 chromosome 21, mDasNov1.1.hap2, whole genome shotgun sequence harbors:
- the AATK gene encoding serine/threonine-protein kinase LMTK1 isoform X3, with the translated sequence MASSFFNPSFAFSSHFDPDGAPLSELSWPSSLAVVAVSFSGLLAVVVLMLACLCCKKGGIGFKEFENAEGDEYAADGSAQGSPAAAAPSGPDVYILPLTEVSLPMAKQPGRSVQLLKSADLGRHSLLYLKEIGHGWFGKVFLGEVHSGAGSAQVVVRELTASASVQEQAQFLEEAQPYRALQHTNLLQCLAQCAEVTPYLLVMEFCPLGDLKGYLRSCRAAEAAAPDPLTLQRMACEVACGVLHLHSHSYVHSDLALRNCLLAADLTVKIGDYGLSRCRYREDYLVTADQLWVPLRWIAPELVDEVHGNLLVVDQTKASNVWSLGVALWELFELGTQPYPHLSDRQVLAYAVREQQLKLPKPQLPLPLSDRWYEVMQFCWLQPEQRPTAEEVHLLLSYLCAKGATEAEEEFERRWRSLRPSGGGPGAAGPAELAVASSFPLLEQFSGDGFHADGEDVLTVTETSHGLNFECKWEASRGAEAFPPPSPGRAARLQELCALDGAPPGVVPVLSAHSPSVGSEYFIRLEEPAAGHDPDCAGCTRGPGPTALSPDGDDDSEGSAATSLGTEPLLGAAAPADSPWGRSGDSPCRGRAREPACPSSSPSPRALTLAELGAEDSDWGAAAFCPAFEDPLGASPSGGWVLSPGREGPREAEVRRATQHRHWHSNASANNNSASRHRGPGPWGLGYMDSCVGCLPSPDHVPQTWPGHPRTLTDPGELPPGPHVASPGQEPGHCLPLCPAGGPAPVSCPIVSPGAEAAVGGDGDVGAEPRLAGEAGPQPPPPSVPSPSREVAPLPAEEAGALASLPALPTPAASGRADAAPDLALNSGGSSPELEAAGSEDEDTTEATSGVFTNLSSDGPLADKPDAPASRSLQKQVGTPDSLDSLDIPSSASDGEACSPTAAGTPGGQPRAPDSGYDTENYESPEFVLKEAHEPETLGEVVPEGEGPGPQTLRSAPLGGLSEKNPYRDSAYFSDLEAEPETPSGAQEKQGRVCSPGPEPGLDPESPQSPGLRPAPTSPGPGAPLEAPLPPSPEAPSPEPSACLVRPGPESPGSPEGTPARSAGCAKCFLPSTVLPAAEGTGRAPREAPRGQMAGVERAPLCLALPGRPEDEEEDSEDSDESDEELRCYSVQAPSDESEEEAPPVPVVVAERQARSLRGLLKGPALLSALQGLDRRKKAVSFFDDVTVYLFDQESPTRELGEPLPGAQEPPPAFPARSPGPAPDGSTADEGGAFAWDDDFPLVPAKAALATARGAGGVQPRAAAPLPFSRFSVSPAPASRFSITHVSDLDAEAVGGPAPGPTGVHKEA
- the AATK gene encoding serine/threonine-protein kinase LMTK1 isoform X2; translated protein: MGGTGQAAPSARGLPPAHVQPAAPGHSHAPLGGGGQAPVPRGGGAPVPHSLGGRSLCTGAQRPQMHFGGLSIGATCSPGGPTPAPTLGRQPETHHPPHAMSQLEAAGDPALGAQSIVGGCGPRRGASSWPPSGALDQSCRAHGEGGPWRRRPRRGPAAAPPTHAPSRPENSVPGTFQRQRAARPRGRLPERRWGAAGSHAHAGLPAGPRRRARPGAPRAACPGVRECRGGRVRGRRLGPGVPGGRGAQRARRVHPAAHRGLPAHGQAAGALSPAPQVRRPGPAQPPLPEGDRPRLVREGVPGRGALGRRQRAGGGEGADGQRQRAGAGAVPGGGAALQGPAAHQPAPVPGPVRGGDPLPAGHGVLPAGGPQGLPAELPGGRGGGARPADLAAHGLRGGLRRPAPAQPQLRAQRPGPAELPAGGRPDGEDRRLRAVPLQIQGGLPGDGRPAVGAAALDRARARGRGARQPARGGPDQGQQRVVLAYAVREQQLKLPKPQLPLPLSDRWYEVMQFCWLQPEQRPTAEEVHLLLSYLCAKGATEAEEEFERRWRSLRPSGGGPGAAGPAELAVASSFPLLEQFSGDGFHADGEDVLTVTETSHGLNFECKWEASRGAEAFPPPSPGRAARLQELCALDGAPPGVVPVLSAHSPSVGSEYFIRLEEPAAGHDPDCAGCTRGPGPTALSPDGDDDSEGSAATSLGTEPLLGAAAPADSPWGRSGDSPCRGRAREPACPSSSPSPRALTLAELGAEDSDWGAAAFCPAFEDPLGASPSGGWVLSPGREGPREAEVRRATQHRHWHSNASANNNSASRHRGPGPWGLGYMDSCVGCLPSPDHVPQTWPGHPRTLTDPGELPPGPHVASPGQEPGHCLPLCPAGGPAPVSCPIVSPGAEAAVGGDGDVGAEPRLAGEAGPQPPPPSVPSPSREVAPLPAEEAGALASLPALPTPAASGRADAAPDLALNSGGSSPELEAAGSEDEDTTEATSGVFTNLSSDGPLADKPDAPASRSLQKQVGTPDSLDSLDIPSSASDGEACSPTAAGTPGGQPRAPDSGYDTENYESPEFVLKEAHEPETLGEVVPEGEGPGPQTLRSAPLGGLSEKNPYRDSAYFSDLEAEPETPSGAQEKQGRVCSPGPEPGLDPESPQSPGLRPAPTSPGPGAPLEAPLPPSPEAPSPEPSACLVRPGPESPGSPEGTPARSAGCAKCFLPSTVLPAAEGTGRAPREAPRGQMAGVERAPLCLALPGRPEDEEEDSEDSDESDEELRCYSVQAPSDESEEEAPPVPVVVAERQARSLRGLLKGPALLSALQGLDRRKKAVSFFDDVTVYLFDQESPTRELGEPLPGAQEPPPAFPARSPGPAPDGSTADEGGAFAWDDDFPLVPAKAALATARGAGGVQPRAAAPLPFSRFSVSPAPASRFSITHVSDLDAEAVGGPAPGPTGVHKEA
- the AATK gene encoding serine/threonine-protein kinase LMTK1 isoform X1; the encoded protein is MGGTGQAAPSARGLPPAHVQPAAPGHSHAPLGGGGQAPVPRGGGAPVPHSLGGRSLCTGAQRPQMHFGGLSIGATCSPGGPTPAPTLGRQPETHHPPHAMSQLEAAGDPALGAQSIVGGCGPRRGASSWPPSGALDQSCRAHGEGGPWRRRPRRGPAAAPPTHAPSRPENSVPGTFQRQRAARPRGRLPERRWGAAGSHAHAGLPAGPRRRARPGAPRAACPGVRECRGGRVRGRRLGPGVPGGRGAQRARRVHPAAHRGLPAHGQAAGALSPAPQVRRPGPAQPPLPEGDRPRLVREGVPGRGALGRRQRAGGGEGADGQRQRAGAGAVPGGGAALQGPAAHQPAPVPGPVRGGDPLPAGHGVLPAGGPQGLPAELPGGRGGGARPADLAAHGLRGGLRRPAPAQPQLRAQVRAQRPGPAELPAGGRPDGEDRRLRAVPLQIQGGLPGDGRPAVGAAALDRARARGRGARQPARGGPDQGQQRVVLAYAVREQQLKLPKPQLPLPLSDRWYEVMQFCWLQPEQRPTAEEVHLLLSYLCAKGATEAEEEFERRWRSLRPSGGGPGAAGPAELAVASSFPLLEQFSGDGFHADGEDVLTVTETSHGLNFECKWEASRGAEAFPPPSPGRAARLQELCALDGAPPGVVPVLSAHSPSVGSEYFIRLEEPAAGHDPDCAGCTRGPGPTALSPDGDDDSEGSAATSLGTEPLLGAAAPADSPWGRSGDSPCRGRAREPACPSSSPSPRALTLAELGAEDSDWGAAAFCPAFEDPLGASPSGGWVLSPGREGPREAEVRRATQHRHWHSNASANNNSASRHRGPGPWGLGYMDSCVGCLPSPDHVPQTWPGHPRTLTDPGELPPGPHVASPGQEPGHCLPLCPAGGPAPVSCPIVSPGAEAAVGGDGDVGAEPRLAGEAGPQPPPPSVPSPSREVAPLPAEEAGALASLPALPTPAASGRADAAPDLALNSGGSSPELEAAGSEDEDTTEATSGVFTNLSSDGPLADKPDAPASRSLQKQVGTPDSLDSLDIPSSASDGEACSPTAAGTPGGQPRAPDSGYDTENYESPEFVLKEAHEPETLGEVVPEGEGPGPQTLRSAPLGGLSEKNPYRDSAYFSDLEAEPETPSGAQEKQGRVCSPGPEPGLDPESPQSPGLRPAPTSPGPGAPLEAPLPPSPEAPSPEPSACLVRPGPESPGSPEGTPARSAGCAKCFLPSTVLPAAEGTGRAPREAPRGQMAGVERAPLCLALPGRPEDEEEDSEDSDESDEELRCYSVQAPSDESEEEAPPVPVVVAERQARSLRGLLKGPALLSALQGLDRRKKAVSFFDDVTVYLFDQESPTRELGEPLPGAQEPPPAFPARSPGPAPDGSTADEGGAFAWDDDFPLVPAKAALATARGAGGVQPRAAAPLPFSRFSVSPAPASRFSITHVSDLDAEAVGGPAPGPTGVHKEA
- the AATK gene encoding serine/threonine-protein kinase LMTK1 isoform X4 — protein: MPPHGLRTPCPEHSSARGRPGHAGASRSGAGARQAAMLTLAYLLGRAAARVRAPPGQPAQEFENAEGDEYAADGSAQGSPAAAAPSGPDVYILPLTEVSLPMAKQPGRSVQLLKSADLGRHSLLYLKEIGHGWFGKVFLGEVHSGAGSAQVVVRELTASASVQEQAQFLEEAQPYRALQHTNLLQCLAQCAEVTPYLLVMEFCPLGDLKGYLRSCRAAEAAAPDPLTLQRMACEVACGVLHLHSHSYVHSDLALRNCLLAADLTVKIGDYGLSRCRYREDYLVTADQLWVPLRWIAPELVDEVHGNLLVVDQTKASNVWSLGVALWELFELGTQPYPHLSDRQVLAYAVREQQLKLPKPQLPLPLSDRWYEVMQFCWLQPEQRPTAEEVHLLLSYLCAKGATEAEEEFERRWRSLRPSGGGPGAAGPAELAVASSFPLLEQFSGDGFHADGEDVLTVTETSHGLNFECKWEASRGAEAFPPPSPGRAARLQELCALDGAPPGVVPVLSAHSPSVGSEYFIRLEEPAAGHDPDCAGCTRGPGPTALSPDGDDDSEGSAATSLGTEPLLGAAAPADSPWGRSGDSPCRGRAREPACPSSSPSPRALTLAELGAEDSDWGAAAFCPAFEDPLGASPSGGWVLSPGREGPREAEVRRATQHRHWHSNASANNNSASRHRGPGPWGLGYMDSCVGCLPSPDHVPQTWPGHPRTLTDPGELPPGPHVASPGQEPGHCLPLCPAGGPAPVSCPIVSPGAEAAVGGDGDVGAEPRLAGEAGPQPPPPSVPSPSREVAPLPAEEAGALASLPALPTPAASGRADAAPDLALNSGGSSPELEAAGSEDEDTTEATSGVFTNLSSDGPLADKPDAPASRSLQKQVGTPDSLDSLDIPSSASDGEACSPTAAGTPGGQPRAPDSGYDTENYESPEFVLKEAHEPETLGEVVPEGEGPGPQTLRSAPLGGLSEKNPYRDSAYFSDLEAEPETPSGAQEKQGRVCSPGPEPGLDPESPQSPGLRPAPTSPGPGAPLEAPLPPSPEAPSPEPSACLVRPGPESPGSPEGTPARSAGCAKCFLPSTVLPAAEGTGRAPREAPRGQMAGVERAPLCLALPGRPEDEEEDSEDSDESDEELRCYSVQAPSDESEEEAPPVPVVVAERQARSLRGLLKGPALLSALQGLDRRKKAVSFFDDVTVYLFDQESPTRELGEPLPGAQEPPPAFPARSPGPAPDGSTADEGGAFAWDDDFPLVPAKAALATARGAGGVQPRAAAPLPFSRFSVSPAPASRFSITHVSDLDAEAVGGPAPGPTGVHKEA